One segment of Microbacterium arborescens DNA contains the following:
- a CDS encoding ATP-dependent nuclease yields the protein MTFSASFECFELASGQVVTLSEKGVTCVVGANNSGKSQLLKDLVESVRQGEGDVGHFGVEAKARPLVAKSRFRLSDLDDDAIAAWLHRNAVGVDGGHPTNISLPPGALQVGRDGIAPILRSAEHGSGLQYLTEAVVRRIPAGGLTSYAEGTLRTDMAPESLRNWLIRRLMEDGALEREFTQIMNDLFDIPCFVDRVTFPPRLKAGRIEVEIPPANNISKEYADAVTATRNLDEQGDGMRSFAGLALIVLALSPQVLLLDEPETFFHPAQARAVGRWLSREAQGRAMQVIVATHDRDLLVGLLEGGEAGVEIIRLRRGPDGASVKKLSTSELERYRLQPSLRYSTVLQGLFHQRVVICEGDADCRFYSAAADELATSRDIQSVADNTLFVPSSGDGGIAKLGALLGDLDVSVSAIVDFDTLERVHVLKSIVRAFGQEWDDELESNWTDIQKHAKGVSDFWTRLKNGGLAGAPAGNASRSVRAFIGALASKGVILVPVGELEDFHRDVGKGPEWINAALDADAHLDPVVRQLIEAAVPELAGTGTAR from the coding sequence ATGACATTCAGCGCCTCTTTCGAGTGCTTCGAACTTGCGAGCGGCCAGGTCGTGACGCTCTCCGAAAAGGGCGTCACGTGTGTGGTCGGCGCGAACAACTCCGGAAAGTCGCAGCTGCTGAAGGACCTCGTCGAGTCCGTTCGTCAGGGCGAGGGAGACGTCGGGCACTTCGGAGTGGAGGCGAAGGCGCGACCACTCGTCGCGAAATCCAGATTTAGACTCAGCGACCTCGACGACGACGCGATTGCCGCGTGGCTACATCGAAACGCGGTAGGAGTGGACGGTGGCCACCCGACGAACATCTCGCTACCGCCCGGCGCACTGCAGGTGGGACGAGACGGAATCGCACCCATTTTGCGGAGCGCTGAGCACGGATCAGGTCTGCAATACTTGACAGAGGCAGTTGTCAGGCGTATTCCCGCGGGAGGGCTGACATCATATGCCGAGGGCACCCTCCGCACTGACATGGCGCCGGAATCGCTTCGAAACTGGTTGATCCGTCGTCTAATGGAAGACGGAGCACTCGAACGCGAGTTTACCCAGATCATGAATGACTTGTTCGACATTCCGTGCTTCGTTGACCGAGTGACGTTTCCACCGAGACTCAAGGCTGGCCGCATCGAAGTCGAGATTCCGCCCGCCAACAACATCAGCAAGGAATACGCGGATGCCGTCACCGCAACTCGAAATCTCGACGAACAAGGCGACGGCATGCGCAGTTTCGCGGGACTCGCCCTCATCGTGCTTGCGTTGTCGCCGCAAGTCCTACTCCTAGACGAACCCGAGACCTTTTTTCACCCTGCTCAGGCAAGAGCCGTCGGACGCTGGCTGTCAAGAGAGGCGCAGGGTCGCGCGATGCAGGTGATAGTGGCAACGCACGACCGCGACCTCCTCGTAGGCCTACTGGAGGGTGGCGAAGCCGGGGTGGAGATCATTCGTTTACGAAGAGGGCCGGATGGCGCCTCCGTGAAGAAATTGTCGACATCGGAGCTAGAACGCTATCGCTTGCAACCGTCCCTGCGTTACTCCACTGTTCTTCAAGGACTTTTCCACCAGCGCGTCGTCATATGCGAGGGCGACGCCGATTGCCGATTCTACTCAGCCGCAGCTGACGAGTTGGCCACAAGTCGAGACATTCAAAGCGTCGCAGACAACACTCTCTTCGTCCCGAGCAGTGGCGACGGTGGCATCGCCAAGCTCGGCGCGCTACTTGGGGACCTCGACGTCAGCGTCTCGGCAATCGTTGACTTCGACACACTGGAGCGGGTTCACGTCTTGAAGTCCATCGTTCGAGCTTTCGGCCAGGAGTGGGACGATGAATTGGAGTCCAACTGGACCGACATCCAGAAACACGCGAAGGGGGTCTCGGACTTCTGGACGCGGCTGAAGAATGGTGGGCTGGCGGGCGCACCCGCCGGAAATGCCTCGCGCTCCGTCCGAGCCTTCATCGGTGCACTGGCGTCAAAAGGTGTGATCCTGGTGCCGGTGGGGGAGCTCGAGGATTTTCATCGCGACGTAGGTAAGGGCCCCGAGTGGATCAATGCCGCGTTAGACGCAGATGCGCACCTCGACCCGGTGGTGCGACAGCTCATTGAAGCCGCGGTCCCGGAGCTCGCCGGCACCGGGACCGCGCGCTGA